One window from the genome of Malus domestica chromosome 01, GDT2T_hap1 encodes:
- the LOC103439509 gene encoding hypersensitive-induced response protein 4-like, whose translation MSNSCCCCCTWIDQARVGILERWGRFERLAEPGFHLLNPLAGQWVAGILSTRIASLDVRIETKTKDNVFVQLVCSIQYRVVRENADDAFYELQNPKEQIQAYVFDVVRALVPRMTLDELFEQKGEVAKAVLEELEKVMREYGYSIEHILMVDIIPDASVRKAMNEINAAQRLQLANVYKGEAEKVLQVKRAEAEAEAKYLGGVGVARQRQAITDGLRENILNFSGKVEGTSSKEVMDMIMITQYFDTMKDLGNSSKNTTVFLPHGPGHIRDIGDQIRNGLMEASSAQLNAE comes from the exons ATGAGCAATtcgtgctgctgctgctgcaccTGGATAGACCAAGCGAGGGTAGGCATCTTGGAGAGGTGGGGCCGGTTCGAGAGGCTCGCCGAACCCGGTTTCCACCTCCTGAACCCGTTGGCCGGTCAATGGGTCGCCGGCATCCTCTCCACCAGGATCGCCTCCCTCGACGTCCGCATCGAGACCAAAACCAAG GATAATGTGTTCGTGCAATTGGTGTGCTCGATACAATACAGGGTAGTGAGAGAGAACGCCGATGATGCGTTTTATGAGCTGCAAAACCCCAAAGAGCAGATTCAAGCTTATGTATTTGATG TGGTTAGAGCTCTGGTGCCGAGAATGACGTTGGACGAGCTCTTTGAGCAGAAGGGTGAGGTTGCGAAAGCAGTGTTGGAGGAACTTGAGAag GTTATGAGAGAATATGGATACAGCATAGAGCACATACTGATGGTTGACATTATACCTGATGCCTCTGTCCGCAAGGCAATGAACGAAATCAATGCAG CTCAAAGGCTCCAGCTTGCCAACGTATACAAAGGAGAAGCAGAGAAGGTGCTTCAAGTGAAAAGAGCAGAAGCTGAAGCCGAGGCCAAGTACCTTGGTGGAGTTGGTGTTGCCAGGCAGAGGCAGGCAATCACCGATGGATTAAGAGAGAACATCTTGAATTTCTCAGGCAAGGTGGAAGGCACCTCGTCAAAGGAGGTGATGGATATGATTATGATCACTCAGTACTTTGACAcgatgaaagaccttgggaacTCATCGAAAAACACGACAGTTTTTCTACCGCATGGTCCGGGTCACATTCGGGACATCGGTGATCAAATACGCAACGGACTAATGGAGGCATCTAGTGCTCAGCTAAATGCCGAGTAA
- the LOC103439525 gene encoding uncharacterized protein — MASTNSTPTDPSLSPDDIAARALNRRFESLVTVRTKAIKGKGAWYWAHLEPILVRTPNSNVPKAVKLKCSLCDAVFSASNPSRTASEHLKRGTCPNFTSVLRPNSTVAASPVPISSLPSPSSLNHRKRSSQMGISPSPISQAPPLTSPTSIQVHSLAMIESSGFCGDHNFSQSPNPVGIARSTGLDQHHLVLSGGKEDLGALAMLEKSVKKLKSPKASPGATLNKEQIDSALELLSEWFYESCGSVSFSSLEHPKFRAFLSQVGLPALLQRELSGARLDAKFDEVKAESEARIRDAMFFQVASDGWKSRDSCGEENVVKFTVNLPNGISVFQKAVFTGGSVPTKYAEEVLWDSVTTICGNAVQRCVGIVADKYKAKALRNLETQNHWMVNVSCQLQGFMSLIKDFNKELPLFRVVIENCLKVANFVDSTSEVRHAFEKYKMQELEYAGLIQIPSPKCDTSKNFAPVYAMLEDILSCARILQMVVLDDFYKAICLEDPIAREVAGMIQTEGFWNELEAVYSLVKMIRGMTQEIEAERPLLGQCLPLWEELRTKVKDWCAKFNIVEGPVEKIVERRFRKNYHPAWSAAFILDPIYLMRDTSGKYLPPFKCLTHEQEKDVDKLITRLVSREEAHVALMELMKWRTEGMDPLYAQAVQVKQRDPVTGKMKMANPQSSRLVWETCLSELKTLGRVAVRLIFLHATSCGFKCNWSFMKWIRVHRHSRVGLEKVQKMIFIAAHAKLERRDLSSEEEKEAELFGTADIEDDMLTEVFSGAPTVTGFS; from the exons ATGGCTTCTACAAACTCAACCCCCACCGACCCATCTCTCTCGCCGGACGACATAGCCGCTAGGGCCCTCAACAGGCGATTCGAAAGCTTGGTGACTGTTCGAACAAAGGCCATAAAGGGGAAAGGAGCTTGGTACTGGGCTCACTTGGAGCCCATTCTCGTTCGCACCCCCAACTCCAACGTCCCCAAGGCCGTCAAGCTCAAGTGCTCCCTCTGCGACGCCGTCTTCTCCGCCTCCAACCCCTCCAGAACCGCCTCGGAGCATCTCAAACGGGGTACCTGCCCGAATTTTACCTCTGTTTTGAGACCCAATTCAACGGTGGCGGCTTCGCCGGTTCCCATATCTTCCTTGCCGTCTCCGTCGTCACTCAATCACAGAAAGCGGAGCTCGCAAATGGGTATTAGTCCTTCTCCTATTTCTCAAGCTCCTCCTCTTACTAGTCCTACGTCGATTCAGGTTCATTCTTTAGCTATGATCGAGTCTTCCGGCTTCTGCGGTGATCATAATTTCTCACAGTCTCCAAACCCAGTTGGGATTGCGAGAAGTACGGGGCTAGATCAGCACCATTTGGTGTTATCCGGTGGGAAGGAGGATTTGGGTGCTTTGGCAATGTTAGAAAAAAGTGTGAAGAAACTTAAGAGTCCCAAAGCTTCGCCTGGTGCCACTCTTAATAAGGAGCAGATTGATTCTGCACTTGAATTACTGTCTGAGTGGTTCTATGAGTCATGTGGGTCGGTCTCGTTTTCGAGCCTCGAGCATCCCAAGTTCAGGGCTTTCCTTAGCCAGGTGGGCTTGCCTGCATTGTTGCAGCGCGAGCTTTCGGGTGCTCGACTTGATGCTAAGTTTGATGAGGTGAAAGCTGAGTCTGAAGCTAGGATTAGAGATGCAATGTTTTTTCAAGTTGCTTCTGATGGGTGGAAAAGCAGGGATTCTTGTGGGGAGGAGAATGTTGTTAAGTTCACGGTTAATCTTCCGAATGGGATTAGTGTTTTCCAGAAGGCAGTATTTACTGGCGGGTCAGTTCCGACGAAATATGCAGAAGAGGTGTTGTGGGACTCAGTTACCACTATATGTGGGAATGCTGTGCAGCGTTGCGTGGGGATAGTTGCGGACAAGTATAAGGCCAAGGCACTGAGGAATTTGGAGACTCAGAACCATTGGATGGTGAACGTCTCCTGTCAGCTTCAGGGGTTCATGTCTTTGATTAAGGATTTTAACAAAGAGCTTCCATTGTTCAGGGTTGTCATTGAAAATTGCTTAAAGGTTGCGAATTTTGTAGATAGCACCTCTGAGGTTAGGCATGCTTTCGAGAAGTACAAGATGCAAGAGCTTGAATATGCTGGGTTGATCCAAATTCCTTCGCCCAAATGTGATACCTCAAAGAACTTTGCACCTGTCTATGCAATGCTGGAGGATATATTGAGCTGTGCCCGCATACTCCAAATGGTTGTCTTGGATGATTTCTATAAGGCGATATGTCTGGAGGATCCAATTGCAAGGGAAGTTGCAGGGATGATTCAAACTGAAGGTTTTTGGAATGAATTAGAGGCAGTTTATTCACTTGTTAAGATGATCAGGGGGATGACTCAGGAGATTGAGGCTGAGAGGCCATTACTTGGGCAATGCCTGCCCCTTTGGGAAGAATTGAGAACAAAAGTAAAGGATTGGTGTGCCAAATTCAACATTGTCGAAGGTCCTGTTGAGAAAATAGTTGAAAGACGATTCAGAAAGAACTACCACCCAGCATGGTCGGCTGCATTTATACTTGACCCGATATACTTGATGAGGGACACTAGTGGAAAGTACCTTCCACCATTCAAGTGCTTGACGCACGAGCAGGAGAAGGATGTAGATAAGCTCATTACGAGGTTGGTTTCCAGGGAAGAAGCTCATGTTGCATTGATGGAGCTCATGAAATGGAGAACAGAAGGAATGGACCCGCTGTATGCTCAGGCAGTTCAGGTTAAACAGCGAGATCCTGTAACTGGAAAGATGAAAATGGCAAACCCGCAGAGCAGCAGACTTGTGTGGGAAACTTGTCTAAGTGAGTTAAAGACATTGGGGAGGGTTGCAGTGCGACTTATCTTCCTCCATGCAACCTCATGTGGATTTAAGTGCAATTGGTCTTTCATGAAATGGATTCGTGTACATAGGCACTCAAGGGTAGGCCTGGAAAAGGTGCAGAAGATGATATTTATTGCAGCTCATGCCAAACTCGAGAGAAGGGATCTTTCTAGTGAGGAAGAAAAGGAAGCAGAGCTGTTTGGGACTGCAGACATTGAGGATGACATGCTGACTGAGGTCTTTTCCGGTGCACCCACAGT GACAGGGTTTTCTTGA
- the LOC103439540 gene encoding peptidyl-prolyl cis-trans isomerase FKBP53 isoform X1 produces MGFWGIEVKPGKSYEHQSDEFEGRLHISQATLGLGESKGRSIVQCSIGDKSPIFLCSLLPNKNESVPLDLDFEPIDGLVTFSVIGKQSIHLSGYLVEEGEDERDDYGSDSSGEDIADTESESSEYDTDDDNVGFIDDEDFDMYPPSHVPNSGVVIEEIEDGEKPTNGNSQSKRQVKKNQSNDSEKDTNSQQQIVVKENAGVPVLESEDEDGFPISTKQKTNIEKHEAATEQKDSKITKKTKKKKVKDGEAAGSKRKVEDVQQDGQPEGEKKNKKKKLKEQAKEGNADDNEKQPEILKSQEHEQKLSNKNMFMHRSSDIENNSIPVENLTEGKKKKKKNKKAQESETKTDMDETVDNMEDQNEPGLEQTSGKRSKAKTYPNGLVIEELAMGKPDGKKASSGKKVSVRYIGKLKNGNIFDSNVGGPPFKFRLGLGQVIPGWDVGVNGMRVGDKRRLTIPPEMGYGHKRAGKIPPNSWLVFDVELLGVN; encoded by the exons ATGGGATTTTGGG GAATTGAGGTAAAACCAGGAAAATCGTACGAGCATCAATCGGATGAATTCGAAGGAAGGCTTCACATTTCTCAG GCGACTTTAGGCCTCGGTGAATCGAAGGGGAGGAGTATAGTTCAGTGTTCCATTGGAGATAAAAGTCCAATCTTTCTATGTTCCTTGTTACCAAATAAGAATGAATCTGTCCCCTTGGATCTTGATTTTGAGCCGATTGATGGTTTGGTGACCTTCTCGGTGATTGGAAAACAAAGTATCCACCTCTCTGGTTACCTTGTGGAGGAAGGCGAAGATGAAAGAGATGACTATGGATC GGATTCTTCCGGGGAGGATATTGCAGACACCGAGTCAGAGTCTTCAGAGTATGATACCGATGATGATAATGTTGGATTTATTGACGATGAAGATTTTGACATGTACCCGCCTTCACATGTTCCAAATAGTGGAG TTGTAATTGAGGAGATAGAGGACGGTGAGAAACCTACTAATGGAAACAGTCAGTCCAAACGACAAGTGAAAAAGAATCAATCGAATGACTCTGAAAAGGACACAAATTCTCAGCAACAAATTGTTGTCAAGGAAAATGCTGGTGTCCCTGTTTTGGagagtgaagatgaagatggtttTCCAATATCCACTAAACAGAAAACCAACATTGAGAAGCATGAAGCAGCAACTGAACAGAAAGATAGCAAAATTACTAAGAAaaccaagaagaagaaagtgaaagATGGTGAAGCTGCTGGGTCCAAAAGGAAAGTCGAAGATGTTCAGCAAGATGGTCAGCCAGAAGG ggaaaagaaaaataagaaaaagaaattgaaagagCAAGCTAAGGAGGGTAATGCTGATGACAATGAAAAGCAACCTGAGATTTTGAAGAGCCAAGAGCATGAGCAAAAGCTATCTAATAAGAA CATGTTCATGCACAGGAGCTCTGACATTGAAAATAATTCTATTCCTGTTGAAAATCTCACCGaggggaaaaagaagaagaaaaagaacaagaaagcCCAGGAGAGTGAAACAAAAACTGACATGGATGAAACTGTTGACAACATGGAAGATCAGAACGAACCTGGTTTGGAGCAAACCAGTGGCAAGCGATCTAAAGCGAAAACCTATCCAAATGGATTGGTTATCGAGGAGCTAGCTATGGGAAAACCTGATGGCAAGAAAGCTTCTTCGGGAAAAAAG GTTAGTGTTCGCTACATTGGCAAGCTAAAGAATGGCAACATATTTGACTCCAACGTGGGAGGGCCACCTTTCAAATTCCGCTTAG GTCTAGGACAAGTTATACCAGGATGGGATGTCGGGGTTAACG GTATGCGTGTCGGGGATAAAAGAAGACTCACTATTCCACCAGAAATGGG TTATGGACATAAACGTGCCGGTAAAATACCACCGAACTCATGGCTTGTGTTTGATGTTGAGCTGCTCGGTGTCAATTGA
- the LOC103439540 gene encoding peptidyl-prolyl cis-trans isomerase FKBP53 isoform X2, translated as MGFWGIEVKPGKSYEHQSDEFEGRLHISQATLGLGESKGRSIVQCSIGDKSPIFLCSLLPNKNESVPLDLDFEPIDGLVTFSVIGKQSIHLSGYLVEEGEDERDDYGSDSSGEDIADTESESSEYDTDDDNVGFIDDEDFDMYPPSHVPNSGVVIEEIEDGEKPTNGNSQSKRQVKKNQSNDSEKDTNSQQQIVVKENAGVPVLESEDEDGFPISTKQKTNIEKHEAATEQKDSKITKKTKKKKVKDGEAAGSKRKVEDVQQDGQPEGEKKNKKKKLKEQAKEGNADDNEKQPEILKSQEHEQKLSNKKSSDIENNSIPVENLTEGKKKKKKNKKAQESETKTDMDETVDNMEDQNEPGLEQTSGKRSKAKTYPNGLVIEELAMGKPDGKKASSGKKVSVRYIGKLKNGNIFDSNVGGPPFKFRLGLGQVIPGWDVGVNGMRVGDKRRLTIPPEMGYGHKRAGKIPPNSWLVFDVELLGVN; from the exons ATGGGATTTTGGG GAATTGAGGTAAAACCAGGAAAATCGTACGAGCATCAATCGGATGAATTCGAAGGAAGGCTTCACATTTCTCAG GCGACTTTAGGCCTCGGTGAATCGAAGGGGAGGAGTATAGTTCAGTGTTCCATTGGAGATAAAAGTCCAATCTTTCTATGTTCCTTGTTACCAAATAAGAATGAATCTGTCCCCTTGGATCTTGATTTTGAGCCGATTGATGGTTTGGTGACCTTCTCGGTGATTGGAAAACAAAGTATCCACCTCTCTGGTTACCTTGTGGAGGAAGGCGAAGATGAAAGAGATGACTATGGATC GGATTCTTCCGGGGAGGATATTGCAGACACCGAGTCAGAGTCTTCAGAGTATGATACCGATGATGATAATGTTGGATTTATTGACGATGAAGATTTTGACATGTACCCGCCTTCACATGTTCCAAATAGTGGAG TTGTAATTGAGGAGATAGAGGACGGTGAGAAACCTACTAATGGAAACAGTCAGTCCAAACGACAAGTGAAAAAGAATCAATCGAATGACTCTGAAAAGGACACAAATTCTCAGCAACAAATTGTTGTCAAGGAAAATGCTGGTGTCCCTGTTTTGGagagtgaagatgaagatggtttTCCAATATCCACTAAACAGAAAACCAACATTGAGAAGCATGAAGCAGCAACTGAACAGAAAGATAGCAAAATTACTAAGAAaaccaagaagaagaaagtgaaagATGGTGAAGCTGCTGGGTCCAAAAGGAAAGTCGAAGATGTTCAGCAAGATGGTCAGCCAGAAGG ggaaaagaaaaataagaaaaagaaattgaaagagCAAGCTAAGGAGGGTAATGCTGATGACAATGAAAAGCAACCTGAGATTTTGAAGAGCCAAGAGCATGAGCAAAAGCTATCTAATAAGAA GAGCTCTGACATTGAAAATAATTCTATTCCTGTTGAAAATCTCACCGaggggaaaaagaagaagaaaaagaacaagaaagcCCAGGAGAGTGAAACAAAAACTGACATGGATGAAACTGTTGACAACATGGAAGATCAGAACGAACCTGGTTTGGAGCAAACCAGTGGCAAGCGATCTAAAGCGAAAACCTATCCAAATGGATTGGTTATCGAGGAGCTAGCTATGGGAAAACCTGATGGCAAGAAAGCTTCTTCGGGAAAAAAG GTTAGTGTTCGCTACATTGGCAAGCTAAAGAATGGCAACATATTTGACTCCAACGTGGGAGGGCCACCTTTCAAATTCCGCTTAG GTCTAGGACAAGTTATACCAGGATGGGATGTCGGGGTTAACG GTATGCGTGTCGGGGATAAAAGAAGACTCACTATTCCACCAGAAATGGG TTATGGACATAAACGTGCCGGTAAAATACCACCGAACTCATGGCTTGTGTTTGATGTTGAGCTGCTCGGTGTCAATTGA
- the LOC103439550 gene encoding enolase — protein sequence MATIKLVKARQIFDSRGNPTVEVDVTLSDGTYARAAVPSGASTGIYEALELRDGGSNYLGKGVLKAVENVNSIIGPALIGKDPTEQTKIDNYMVQQLDGTVNEWGWCKQKLGANAILAVSLAVCKAGALVNKIPLYKHIANLAGNKTLVLPVPAFNVINGGSHAGNKLAMQEFMILPVGASCFKEAMKMGVEVYHHLKAVIKKKYGQDATNVGDEGGFAPNIQENKEGLELLKTAIAQAGYTGKVVIGMDVAASEFYDNKDKTYDLNFKEEKNDGSQKISGDSLKNVYKSFVAEYPIVSIEDPFDQDDWEHYAKMTAEIGEQVQIVGDDLLVTNPKRVKKAINEKSCNALLLKVNQIGSVTESIEAVKMSKRAGWGVMASHRSGETEDTFIADLAVGLSTGQIKTGAPCRSERLAKYNQLLRIEEELGSAAIYAGAKFRVPVEPY from the exons GTTGATGTTACACTGTCGGATGGAACCTACGCAAGAGCTGCTGTTCCAAGTGGGGCTTCCACAG GTATCTATGAAGCCCTTGAACTGAGAGATGGCGGATCGAATTATCTTGGAAAGGGTGTCCTCAAG GCTGTGGAGAATGTGAATTCGATCATTGGACCAGCTTTGATTGGAAAGGACCCAACAGAGCAGACCAAAATCGACAATTATATGGTACAGCAACTCGATGGAACTGTTAACGAATGGGGTTGGTGCAAACAGAAGCTCGGAGCAAATGCTATATTGGCGGTGTCTCTAGCTGTTTGCAAAGCCGGTGCCCTTGTGAACAAGATCCCTCTTTACAAG CATATAGCCAATCTTGCTGGAAACAAGACCTTGGTGCTGCCCGTACCTGCGTTTAATGTCATTAACGGAGGTTCTCATGCAGGCAATAAACTAGCAATGCAG GAATTCATGATCCTCCCTGTTGGGGCATCTTGTTTCAAGGAAGCGATGAAGATGGGTGTGGAAGTATATCATCACCTGAAG GCTGTAATTAAGAAGAAGTACGGACAAGATGCCACGAATGTTGGGGATGAAGGTGGCTTTGCACCCAATATTCAG GAAAACAAAGAGGGTCTTGAACTGCTAAAGACGGCCATAGCTCAAGCTGGATATACTGGAAAGGTTGTCATTGGAATGGATGTTGCTGCCTCAGAATTCTACGATAACAAGGATAAGACCTATGACTTGAACTTCAAGGAAGAG AAAAATGATGGATCACAAAAGATATCTGGAGACAGTCTGAAGAATGTTTACAAGTCATTTGTTGCTGAGTATCCAATTGTGTCAATTGAAGATCCGTTTGACCAGGATGATTGGGAACACTATGCAAAGATGACTGCTGAAATTGGTGAGCAAGTCCAAATTGTCGGCGATGATCTTCTCGTCACAAATCCAAAG CGAGTAAAGAAAGCAATCAATGAGAAGTCCTGCAATGCCCTTCTTTTGAAG GTGAATCAAATTGGTTCGGTTACCGAAAGTATTGAAGCTGTGAAAATGTCAAAGCGGGCTGGCTGGGGTGTCATGGCAAGTCACCGAAG CGGTGAAACTGAGGATACTTTCATTGCCGACCTTGCTGTTGGGCTGTCAACG GGACAGATTAAGACCGGAGCTCCGTGCAGATCAGAGCGGCTTGCTAAATACAACCAG CTTCTTAGGATCGAGGAGGAGCTTGGATCCGCAGCAATCTATGCCGGTGCAAAATTCAGGGTCCCAGTGGAACCGTACTGA